One segment of Phragmites australis chromosome 13, lpPhrAust1.1, whole genome shotgun sequence DNA contains the following:
- the LOC133889522 gene encoding uncharacterized protein LOC133889522, giving the protein MAALIVELAVVMALLLVAPSTAHEGYHAPGPLPHHHADAPSPHRHHGHHAPVLAPAPARSPGGPYHGGAGHALAPGPHSRHAPATAPAHATRPHHPRHRHRHHASAPAPVHANQPVHAPGPHYHGDHHASAPAPIHVNQPVHAPGPHHEGGYHASAPAPVHVNQPAHRPCPHHHDGHHAPSPAPVHGNQPASATSPHHYGHHAPSPAPVHGNQPAHAPTPHHHGHDLAPGSQQHHGRHAPDAPSAILPSAPAPSLDGHKSDGHDQATAPASSPARAGKEAPPPSYARPPAADSRHYYPTSAPAPAPAPESSAAPVEVVGRSAGLLGAVAVCAAVLLL; this is encoded by the coding sequence ATGGCCGCGCTGATCGTCGAATTGGCCGTGGTGATGGCGCTGCTGCTGGTTGCGCCGTCCACAGCGCACGAAGGTTATCATGCGCCTGGCCCTCTTCCCCACCACCATGCTGATGCGCCGAGCCCTCATCGCCACCATGGCCATCACGCTCCGGTGCTGGCGCCGGCGCCTGCCCGCTCACCAGGGGGGCCCTACCACGGTGGCGCCGGCCATGCGCTGGCACCAGGTCCTCACAGCCGTCATGCTCCAGCAACGGCGCCGGCGCACGCTACAAGACCGCATCACCCTCGTCATCGTCATCGCCATCACGCGTCAGCGCCGGCGCCTGTTCATGCCAACCAGCCGGTCCACGCTCCAGGTCCGCACTACCATGGCGACCACCACGCGTCAGCGCCGGCGCCGATTCATGTCAACCAGCCGGTCCACGCCCCAGGTCCCCACCACGAGGGCGGCTACCACGCgtcagcgccggcgccggttCATGTCAACCAGCCGGCCCACCGTCCATGTCCCCACCACCATGACGGCCACCACGCTCCATCGCCGGCACCGGTTCATGGCAACCAGCCGGCCAGTGCTACGAGCCCGCATCACTACGGTCACCATGCTCCGTCGCCGGCACCGGTTCATGGCAACCAGCCGGCCCATGCGCCAACCCCGCATCACCACGGCCACGACCTCGCTCCGGGATCTCAGCAGCACCACGGTCGCCACGCGCCCGACGCACCGTCGGCGATCCTACCGTCCGCTCCTGCTCCGAGTCTCGACGGCCACAAGAGCGACGGACATGATCAAGCGACAGCGCCGGCCTCGTCCCCTGCTCGCGCCGGCAAAGAGGCTCCCCCACCGAGTTACGCCCGTCCGCCGGCTGCTGATTCTCGCCACTACTACCCCACGTCCGCACCAGCTCCAGCACCAGCGCCGGAAAGTTCTGCTGCTCCCGTCGAAGTCGTCGGTCGATCGGCCGGGCTGCTCGGCGCGGTCGCCGTATGCGCGGCGGTGCTGCTTCTTTAG
- the LOC133889130 gene encoding uncharacterized protein LOC133889130 yields MKAPSLLVQCFPGLLPSKATSCVPIVSERDLHLPSPAVEIIPSKSAHPYKYAGEKVDVQGLDIFKGKVIVADMIAFSPSEVASSKYDGTLKYWESSITLVNILKNEIRDGQLSFRGKRVLELGCGSGLSGIFACLKGASTVHFQDINAETIRCRTIPNVLANLEQARDRQNRPSESPVTPSRQLLDPNVHFYAGEWDELPTILSVVQPPTVPTNLSFSEDDFMDGCSSHDGSSIVGHDYLPRRSRKLSGSRAWERASETDQADGGYDVILISDIPYALNSLKKLYALISKCLRPPYGVLYVASKKNLVGSNGGARQLRALMEEEGVLGGHILTEISDREIWKFFFK; encoded by the exons ATGAAGGCACCATCACTACTAGTTCAGTGTTTCCCTGGCTTGCTTCCCAGCAAGGCCACTAGTTGTGTGCCGATTGTATCTGAGAGGGATCTGCATCTGCCATCACCGGCTGTTGAAATAATCCCCTCAAAG AGTGCTCACCCTTACAAATATGCTGGAGAGAAGGTCGACGTGCAAGGTCTTGATATTTTCAAG gGAAAGGTCATTGTAGCGGATATGATAGCCTTTTCACCTTCTGAAGTAGCATCATCAAAATATGATG GAACTCTGAAATATTGGGAGAGTTCCATTACTCTTGTCAACATTCTTAAAAATGAGATCCGTGATGGACAGTTGAGCTTCAGGGGCAAGCGGGTTCTAGAG CTCGGATGTGGATCTGGTCTGTCTGGGATTTTTGCCTGCTTGAAG GGTGCATCCACAGTTCATTTTCAGGACATAAATGCAGAAACCATACGATGCAGAACAATACCCAATGTTCTTGCAAATCTTGAGCAGGCTCGGGACAGGCAGAACAGGCCATCAGAGAGCCCTGTTACACCATCTAGGCAGCTCTTGGATCCTAATGTACATTTCTACGCTGGGGAGTGGGATGAGCTCCCGACGATTCTCTCAGTTGTGCAGCCACCCACAGTGCCAACAAACCTCAGCTTTTCTGAGGATGATTTTATGGATGGCTGTAGTAGCCATGACGGGAGCAGTATAGTTGGTCATGACTACTTGCCCAGGCGATCCAGGAAGCTTTCTGGCAGCCGTGCATGGGAGAGGGCTAGTGAGACCGACCAAGCAGATGGTGGCTACGATGTAATTTTGATTTCTGACATTCCCTATGCATTGAACTCTCTGAAGAAGCTCTATGCCCTTATCTCAAAG TGCCTACGTCCTCCATATGGAGTCCTGTATGTGGCTTCAAAGAAGAACTTGGTCGGTTCCAATGGTGGTGCGAGGCAGCTTCGAGCTTTGATGGAAGAGGAAGGTGTCCTTGGTGGTCACATTTTAACTGAGATTTCTGACAGGGAGATATGGAAGTTCTTCTTCAAATGA
- the LOC133887710 gene encoding probable calcium-binding protein CML22, which translates to MSCQAHTVSAMPPSAPLVKLPLLPRGLLSYLPTNLSSILPSGRESSAMSSTNAASSPQPAPPSPKEVSSSGQQQAGSGSKADAAELARVFELFDHDGDGRITREELEDSLGKLGIPVPGDEVASMIALIDANGDGCVDVEEFGELYRAIMAGDKAEGKGSRGGEEEGEDGEEDEDMREAFRVFDANGDGYITVDELGVVLSSLGLKQGRTAEECRRMIGRVDRDGDGRVDFGEFLQMMRAGGLATLG; encoded by the coding sequence ATGAGTTGCCAAGCCCACACAGTGTCCGCCATGCCACCGTCCGCCCCTCTCGTCAAGCTCCCCCTCCTGCCGCGCGGCCTCCTCTCCTACCTCCCCACCAACCTCTCCTCCATCCTCCCGAGTGGCCGCGAGAGTAGTGCCATGTCCAGCACCAACGCAGCCTCGTCGCCGCAGCCCGCGCCGCCGTCTCCCAAGGAGGTGTCGTCGTCGGGACAGCAGCAAGCGGGGAGCGGGAGCAAGGCCGACGCGGCGGAGCTGGCGCGCGTGTTCGAGCTGTTCGACCACGACGGCGACGGCCGCATCACGCGGGAGGAGCTGGAGGACTCGCTGGGCAAGCTGGGCATACCCGTGCCCGGCGACGAGGTCGCGTCCATGATCGCGCTCATCGACGCCAACGGCGACGGGTGCGTGGACGTGGAGGAGTTCGGGGAGCTCTACCGCGCCATCATGGCCGGGGACAAGGCTGAAGGCAAGGGCAGccgcggcggggaggaggagggggaggatggcgaggaggacgaggacatGAGGGAGGCGTTCCGGGTGTTCGACGCCAACGGCGACGGGTACATCACGGTGGACGAGCTCGGCGTGGTGCTGTCGTCGCTGGGGCTGAAGCAGGGCCGCACGGCGGAGGAGTGCCGGCGCATGATCGGCCGCGTCGACCGCGACGGTGACGGCAGGGTCGACTTCGGCGAGTTCCTCCAGATGATGCGCGCCGGCGGGCTCGCCACGCTCGGCTGA